Proteins from a genomic interval of Fusarium oxysporum Fo47 chromosome I, complete sequence:
- a CDS encoding cryptococcal mannosyltransferase 1-domain-containing protein gives MVSHTNRLYLRRLLRSRFPKIVFILVVIINVLDVLRIHRNLLDADRTPAPKLSQPPGRIYIASMHFNNERVIRDHWGPAVIELAKLFGRENVFVSVYESGSWDKTKRELHHMDQELERLGVPHRVEMSDVTHKDEIENPNKGEGWIDTPRGKRELRRIPFLAKLRNRTLQDLIDLSKKGEHFDKVLFLNDVVFTTDDVLKLLGTNGGDYAAACSLDFSKPPQYYDTFALRDTNGQAHAMPTWPYFKGSVSRNALVNHLDAVPVASCWNGIVAMPVEPFTSSSKLRFRGIPDSLAEHHLEGCECCLIHADNPLSKTRGVYLNPHVRVGYNLRAYQALHPEQGAWVSTWQIFSGLWTNRIMRWVSSPFDAWVVRRRVAEWEKLGGREPGEFCLINEMQVLVERGWAHV, from the exons ATGGTCTCGCATACGAACCGCCTCTACCTGCGTCGCCTCCTACGCTCACGCTTCCCCAAGATagtcttcatcctcgtcgtcataATCAACGTCCTCGATGTCCTTCGAATTCATAGAAACCTCCTCGATGCCGATCGCACTCCAGCCCCGAAGCTCTCGCAGCCTCCCGGGCGCATCTATATCGCAAGCATGCACTTCAACAACGAGCGCGTAATTAGAGACCACTGGGGTCCTGCGGTGATAGAACTTGCAAAGCTTTTCGGGCGAGAGAATGTCTTTGTTAGTGTGTATGAGAGCGGGAGCTGGGACAAGACTAAAAGGGAGCTGCACCACATGGATCAGGAGCTCGAGAGACTGGGAGTTCCCCATCGTGTGGAGATGTCGGATGTCACGCATAaagatgagattgagaatCCGAATAAGGGAGAAGGCTGGATTGACACACCTAGGGGAAAGCGTGAGTTGAGAAGGATACCGTTTCTCGCAAAGCTGAGAAACAGGACGTTACAGGACTTGATAGACCTATCCAAGAAAGGAGAGCATTTCGATAAGGTTCTCTTTCTCAACGATGTCGTCTTCACG ACAGACGATGTgctcaagctccttggcACGAATGGCGGCGACTACGCTGCAGCTTGCTCGCTTGATTTCTCGAAACCGCCGCAGTACTATGATACATTTGCACTGAGGGATACAAATGGACAGGCGCATGCGATGCCTACCTGGCCGTATTTCAAGGGCAGTGTTTCGAGGAATGCTCTTGTTAATCACTTGGATGCTGTGCCTGTTGCGAGCTGCTGGAATGGAATTG TCGCCATGCCCGTAGAGCCTTTTACTTCATCGTCGAAGCTGCGCTTCCGAGGTATTCCAGACTCTTTAGCTGAACACCACCTCGAAGGCTGCGAATGCTGCCTTATCCACGCCGACAATCCCCTCTCCAAAACTAGAGGTGTATACCTCAATCCTCATGTCCGCGTAGGCTATAACCTACGCGCATACCAAGCCTTGCACCCCGAACAAGGCGCATGGGTGTCGACATGGCAGATCTTCTCCGGTCTCTGGACCAACCGCATAATGCGATGGGTATCATCACCGTTTGACGCATGGGTGGTTAGGAGACGTGTTGCGGAGTGGGAGAAATTAGGGGGGAGAGAACCTGGCGAGTTTTGCCTGATTAACGAGATGCAGGTTCTTGTTGAAAGAGGTTGGGCACATGTTTAG
- a CDS encoding uncharacterized protein (expressed protein), with amino-acid sequence MPHFNMATNDLPPITCAPELDDCNVMTVLRTDLDRWICIDESAGEGITRENTSRFLPWPPRRGRELLATKDSVIEAQAKGVLGGRDGVV; translated from the coding sequence ATGCCTCATTTCAATATGGCAACAAATGACCTACCTCCAATCACTTGTGCGCCAGAGCTTGATGACTGTAATGTTATGACTGTCCTTAGGACTGATCTAGATCGATGGATATGTATTGATGAGAGTGCTGGGGAGGGCATTACTAGGGAAAATACTAGCCGCTTCCTGCCGTGGCCACCTCGACGAGGTAGGGAGCTGCTGGCTACCAAGGATAGTGTCATTGAGGCGCAGGCGAAAGGGGTCCTTGGAGGGCGTGATGGCGTAGTGTGA
- a CDS encoding Dolichyl-phosphate-mannose-protein mannosyltransferase-domain-containing protein, producing MARSSTPQGSLRQRGAPSKKPFEEDSFDPNIELDKLAKAGAQRAAAQSETEYKIGLFLITILSFVTRFWGISHPNEVVFDEVHFGKFASYYLERTYFFDVHPPFGKLLFAFVGWLVGYDGNFHFENIGDSYIANKVPYVAYRALPATLGALTVSVTYLIMWESGYSLPACILAAGLVLLDNAHIGQTRLILLDATLVLAMACSLLFYIKWYKLRHEPFSRKWWKWLILTGFALSCDISVKYVGVFAFVTIGSAVVIDLWDLLNINRPGGAISLQEFTKHFAARAFGLIIMPFLFYLFWFQVHFAVLYRSGPGDDFMTPEFQETLSDNVMLANSIDIQYYDQITIRHKETKTYLHSHEDRYPLRYDDGRVSSQGQQITGYPYNDTNNYWEILPANNDKQIGRIVKNHELVRLRHVGTDKILLSHDVASPYYPTNQEFTAVTPEEAFGKREKDTLFEVRIEHGKKNQNFKTVAGHFKLIHNPSKVAMWTHTKPLPEWGYKQQEINGNKQIAPSSNVWIAEDIPSLPADHPRRQKPERKVKSLPFLQKWFELQRAMFYHNSKLTSSHPYASHPYQWPFLLRGVSFWTQSETRQQIYFLGNPIGWWLASSLLAVYAGILLADQVSLRRGVDALDRRTRSRLYNSTGFFFLAWATHYFPFFLMGRQLFLHHYLPAHLASCLVAGALLEFIFNSEAPEEVTIKDKKGPVSPRHHVTARERFAGQSMLGAWIACGAILSLIIAGWYFFLPLTYGYPGLSVDAILRRKWLGYDLHFAK from the exons ATGGCTCGAAGCTCCACGCCGCAGGGCAGCCTGCGACAGAGGGGCGCACCATCAAAGAAGCCCTTCGAAGAAGACTCTTTCGATCCTAATATCGAGCTTGACAAGCTTGCCAAGGCTGGCGCTCAGCGAGCCGCTGCCCAGAGCGAGACCGAGTACAAGATTGGCCTTTTCCTCATCACTATCTTGTCCTTCGTTACTCGATTCTGGGGTATCAGCCATCCGAACGAGGTTGTCTTTGACGAGGTGCACTTTGGAAAG TTCGCCTCATACTACCTCGAGCGAACCTACTTTTTCGATGTCCACCCCCCCTTCGGCAAGCTTCTCTTCGCCTTTGTCGGCTGGCTCGTTGGCTACGATGGTAACTTCCACTTCGAGAACATCGGCGACTCCTACATTGCGAATAAAGTTCCTTATGTCGCGTACCGAGCTCTCCCCGCTACTCTAGGTGCTTTGACTGTCTCGGTCACATATCTCATCATGTGGGAATCTGGCTACAGCCTTCCCGCTTGCATCCTCGCCGCTGgtcttgtcctcctcgacAATGCCCACATCGGCCAGACCCGACTCATCCTCCTAGATGCTACTTTGGTCCTCGCCATGGCCTGCAGTCTCCTCTTCTACATCAAGTGGTACAAGCTCCGACATGAGCCTTTCTCCCGAAAGTGGTGGAAGTGGCTCATCCTTACCGGATTTGCTCTGTCTTGCGATATCTCGGTCAAGTACGTTGGTGTATTTGCCTTCGTTACCATTGGCTCTGCCGTTGTTATTGACCTCTGGGACCTCCTTAACATTAACCGACCTGGTGGTGCCATCAGCCTGCAGGAATTTACCAAGCACTTTGCCGCTCGGGCTTTTGGTCTGATCATCATGCCTTTCTTGTTCTACCTCTTCTGGTTCCAGGTTCACTTTGCCGTTCTCTACCGATCCGGTCCTGGTGATGATTTCATGACTCCTGAATTCCAGGAGACCCTGAGCGACAACGTTATGCTGGCCAATTCGATCGACATTCAGTACTATGACCAGATCACAATTCGACACAAGGAGACCAAGACATACCTTCACAGTCATGAGGACCGTTACCCTCTCCGATACGATGATGGCCGTGTTTCGTCCCAGGGCCAGCAGATCACTGGTTACCCTTACAACGACACCAACAACTACTGGGAGATCCTGCCCGCCAATAACGATAAGCAGATTGGCCGCATTGTCAAGAACCACGAACTGGTTCGCCTTCGCCACGTTGGAACCGACAAGATTTTACTCTCCCACGATGTCGCTTCTCCTTACTACCCCACCAACCAGGAATTCACTGCTGTTACTCCCGAGGAGGCTTTCGGCAAGCGTGAGAAGGACACTCTTTTCGAGGTCCGAATCGAGCACGGcaagaagaaccagaacTTCAAGACTGTCGCTGGCCACTTCAAGCTCATTCACAACCCAAGCAAGGTTGCCATGTGGACCCATACTAAGCCTCTCCCTGAGTGGGGTTACAAGCAGCAGGAGATCAACGGAAACAAGCAGATTGCGCCCAGCTCCAACGTCTGGATCGCTGAGGACATTCCCTCTCTGCCTGCTGACCACCCTCGTCGTCAGAAGCCTGAGCGCAAGGTCAAGTCTCTGCCCTTCCTCCAGAAGTGGTTCGAGCTCCAGCGCGCCATGTTCTACCATAACAGCAAGCTTACCAGCAGCCACCCTTATGCTAGCCACCCTTATCAGTGGCCTTTCCTGCTCCGTGGTGTGAGCTTCTGGACTCAGAGCGAGACGCGCCAACAGATCTACTTCTTGGGCAACCCGATTGGCTGGTGGCTCGCTAGCAGCCTTCTCGCTGTTTATGCCGGTATTCTTCTCGCTGATCAGGTGTCTCTGCGCCGTGGTGTTGATGCTCTCGACCGCC GAACTCGATCGCGCCTGTATAACTCTACcggtttcttcttccttgcttGGGCTACTCATTACTTCCCGTTCTTCCTCATGGGACGACAACTTTTCTTGCATCATTACCTTCCAGCTCATCTtgcttcttgtcttgttgctggcgctcttcttgagttcatcttcaactctgaAGCTCCTGAGGAGGTCACtatcaaggacaagaagggaCCTGTTAGCCCCAGGCATCACGTAACCGCTCGTGAGCGCTTCGCCGGCCAGAGCATGCTCGGTGCTTGGATTGCCTGTGGTGCTATTCTGTCTCTGATCATTGCTGGCTGGTACTTCTTCCTGCCTCTCACCTATGGTTACCCTGGTCTCTCCGTCGATGCCATTCTCCGAAGGAAGTGGCTAGGATATGACCTTCACTTTGCCAAATAG
- a CDS encoding YjgF/Yer057p/UK114 family: MSSDQQIVFTKDAPAALGPYSQAIKTPNMIYCSGQIPLTPEGEMVQGITEQTRQACKNVQAVVEAAGSSISKVVKTTVFISDMSYFAEINTEYEKWFSHKPARSCVAVKTLPKNVDVEIEVIALP, translated from the exons ATGTCTTCCGACCAGCAGATCGTTTTCACCAAGGACGCCCCTGCGG CCCTTGGCCCTTAC TCTCAAGCCATCAAGACCCCCAACATGATCTACTGCTCTGGCCAGATTCCTCTTACGCCCGAGGGTGAGATGGTCCAAGGTATCACCGAGCAGACCCGCCAGGCCTGCAAGAATGTccaggctgttgttgaggcGGCAGGCTCGTCTATTTCCAAGGTGGTCAAGACTACAGTCTTCATCTCTGACATGTCCTACTTTGCT GAAATCAACACCGAGTATGAGAAGTGGTTTTCGCACAAGCCTGCCCGCAGCTGTGTGGCTGTCAAGACTCTTCCCAAGAACGTTGATGTGGAGATTGAGGTCATTGCTCTTCCATAG
- a CDS encoding WD40-repeat-containing domain protein, protein MAAPEVHHLFHHPIADHSFSADHSVLAVARDTAVELYGKVGNAFKLKDELKGHDKTVTSVDIAPNSGRIVTCSQDRNALVWEPSPTGYKPTLVLLRISRAATFVRWSPSENKFAVGSGDRVIAVCYFEEENDWWVSKHLKKPIRSTITSVAWHPNSVLLAAGSTDAHARVFSAFIKGMDSRPPPGVWGERLPFNTVCGEFLNNSAGWVHSVSFSPSGDSLAFAAHDSSITVVYPSGPEQPPRAVVTVSTQQLPFKSLIWTSEDEIIAAGYDCEAFRFQGGEAGWQLAGAIEQKGRPGLGEHREESALNMFRQMDLKGNAKDDTQLKTIHQNTISTVRPFETSGDRVTMFSTSGVDGRVVVWST, encoded by the exons GATCACTCCGTCCTCGCTGTCGCTCGAGACACTGCTGTCGAGCTCTATGGCAAGGTTGGCAATGCCTTTAAGCTAAAAGACGAGCTCAAGGGCCATGACAAGACGGTCACTAGTGTCGATATTGCTCCCAACAGTGGACGTATCGTTACTTGCTCTCAAG ATCGTAACGCTCTGGTCTGGGAGCCATCCCCGACCGGTTATAAGCCTACTTTGGTCCTTCTTCGAATCAGCCGGGCTGCTACCTTTGTCCGATGGTCTCCCTCTGAGAACAAGTTCGCCGTGGGATCCGGCGATCGCGTCATTGCCGTCTGCTACTTCGAAGAGGAGAACGACTGGTGGGTGTCTAAGCACCTGAAGAAGCCCATCCGCAGCACCATTACCAGCGTTGCTTGGCACCCCAACTCTGTTCTCCTGGCTGCTGGATCCACTGATGCTCACGCCAGAGTCTTCTCTGCCTTCATCAAGGGTATGGACTCCCGTCCTCCTCCTGGAGTCTGGGGCGAGCGACTCCCTTTCAACACCGTTTGTGGGGAGTTCTTGAACAACTCGGCTGGATGGGTGCACTCTGTCTCTTTTTCTCCAAGCGGAGACAGTCTTGCATTCGCGGCGCATGATAGTAGCATCACTGTCGTCTACCCGTCCGGCCCTGAGCAGCCTCCTCGTGCAGTTGTCACCGTCTCCACTCAGCAGCTTCCTTTCAAGAGTCTGATCTGGACCAGCGAAGATGAGATTATTGCTGCCGGTTACGACTGCGAGGCTTTCCGCTTCCAAGGTGGTGAGGCAGGCTGGCAGCTAGCTGGTGCTATTGAGCAGAAGGGCCGTCCTGGTCTGGGCGAGCACCGTGAGGAATCTGCTTTGAACATGTTCAGACAAATGGATCTCAAGGGCAACGCTAAGGATGACACTCAACTTAAGACTATCCACCAAAATACCATCAGCACCGTCAGGCCTTTCGAAACCTCTGGTGACCGCGTCACCATGTTCAGCA CAAGCGGCGTCGATGGCAGAGTTGTGGTATGGAGCACTTAG